Genomic window (Zingiber officinale cultivar Zhangliang chromosome 2B, Zo_v1.1, whole genome shotgun sequence):
TTTACAATCGATCTGGATTTGGATTCaaagctaaaagaaaatacaagtcGTATTTATCTctggtaaatagaaataatagcaaattagtccaagcatgagtccccacgtcgaacttgattaatcaagttgatcttggacaatattgggtccccaagtcgaacttggctAAAAGGAGACTGGACTTTTCCTCAACGTctgaagcttccggtcttcatgctagacgttcgctccacgacccatccagtcttccacccggttcgcgacaccatgatttcaacctagggttaccactccctaagaTTTTGCCCCAagctctcgacctgccaagacttttcgcctaggattaccaccccctaagacctagggttaccgccccctagggttttacctttgtctaaccacagctaggagtttttctcacctagggttaccatcccctagggtttttcatctgcctaaccgcaactaggactttcctgtaatctcattcaaactcgttagataacaaaataatttaactttggaccctttgacataatcaaaatacaggttcgactatcggatgcttcccgcaccaatagtaTGTTCTTAGAATGAAGAATTGTAGAGCACAATATgcctatttattttttcttttcagcAGTTATATTACAATGACTATATTTCAACAGATGCTTTGTAATAGCTATATTAATTGACCAGaaattgtatattaaatgaaagaaatataataatagaaaattacattaattgaaaagtacaataattgaaaattacattaattgaaaagtataataattaaaaattacattaattaaaaattataataaatgaaaattacaTATTCTATCTTCCCAAAATCTTTTGACATATATGTTCTTGGATGATAAGTTGCTCCTCTGTCATTTACGAAGTGTCCTTCGAAAGGATTGCATATTCCTTTAGTTGAGATTTAGCTAAAGCAACTTTTACTTTCATCTTCTCAAATTTGAGTTGTTTTTGTTTCATTTCAACTTCAGTCATTTTTATGCTTGTATACTAGTAAATTTTGCAAACATAATGTCCAAATTTATTGTCAAACCTTCAATGTCTCATTTCATTTTGCCTTTTCCCTTTGTTTTTGTTGCTTTCTGACCCAGTGGACGAGTTTCTTCTTCGTTTAGGTTTACATGCAGACTTGTATCTTGGTTAGATGAGGTGTTGCTTGCCCTCGACTCTGAGGTCCTTGCCTTCTTTGTGCTAACTGATGGTTGCGTTCAGCCGGTAAGAgtggggtgaattgcttgcaagTTAGAATTTGACACTTCTATTGCTTTTTAGCTTAACAATGAACACATGTTAGCTAATTCAAAAATAATAGCACAAAAAGAAGTAAGAGGCTAATAGAAtgttacttggtttacaaccagggaggttgctaatccaagataaTGGAAGCTAAAATTCTCCTTTCATCATAtacggagaaacctcttataacTGTTGAAAGCATGGAAATTAAAGACAAAGTTCGTAATTGAAGTACATAATGTGTTGTATTAAAACTAAGTAAACCAAAGATTTATTTATAGTGCTATGGTCAAGTCTATCCATTGCTGATATGGAGGACTTCGGGCGCCTTAAGTGTGGCAAAGTCTATCTCCACGCAACGGCTTCACAACGATTGAAAGATAAAAAATTTCATGTTCGGGCGCTCAAACTATTGCTGACATGAACCCGAAAAGTGATCCATTGCAACGAGGCGCCTATTCGGCACCctggtggtccaggcgcccaaacTAGGTGGTCCAGCTACACGGATCAGTTAGCCCAGTGCTAACTATCTAGCACCTTCTCCAATAGTTGACTTCTTCTTCGGTcatttgggtgatgctccggcctTCCAGAGTTAAGCTCACCGGAATCCAACTTcacccttctcctcgagcagtctttctcTCTAGCTTCTCGTTCCTCAAAAGCACTGCGTGTGCCCTTCTTACTCTACTGGTGTACTCTCCCGCAGCTTCTCATCTTTCGGATGCATCAAGCCTGCCGACTCGATTCCTGTGTCATCATCCCCATccattgcgtcttccgctcgatttcttcATTCATAAGTCCCTGTACACTTAGACGCAAGATATCAAATATGCAAAGTCTaacctgacttagttgatcacatcaaaatctcggttacttacaatctcctcttttttacgtggatcaacccaagttaagttagagttaaACTAAAACAGTACAATAAATAAGTATGTAAGTgcaattaataaatatgcaacATTAAATGCtattaattggaaaaaaatattcctccccctagacttaaacttatttctcctttttgatcacattaaaaataatggtaaacattgaaaataaatttgaaaaaaaaatcctaaaggtTACATAAATAATGACTAACACTTAGGTTAATTGTgggaattattttttgaattatgaattttatttaaaaaccagtttttgaataaataatttcaaaattatttttaatttttaaaaaattttaaaatttttttgtcaCTAATAAACATACTTATCCAATGTTGTGATAACATTttcacaaaataataaaattaatattagtgaaaattaattattttacgtAGAAAGATGTATTTACAaagaaaaattactttaaaaaatagattttgagctAAAAAAATCTTATAACTTGTTCTGAGTATATAAAACAGAaagtataaaattaatttttcaaaaattaacctTTTGaacatttttaatattaaaaatgaaTAGTTTAGCAAACAATCTgtagaaaattaattaatagacagaaattttcaaaattatttattctaATAGAAAATTTGTTGTCCTATGattgtaaaaattttgaaaaaaaatagtaaCAGTAAGTTTGTacaaacaaatatttttttaagtaaaataatttCAATCTAGTAAATCAATTAAAtctaaaagaaatttaaattatACATGATTTTGGATCCAATATAGATTTCAATATACTGCTTAATGAGATATTTTTTAGGAATAAATTTTGTGATACCTTTACAATTTGATCATTATGATATCGAAAATAACAATTAAGGTTATCttgatttctaaaatttgaattttgaaaagaactttaattaaaatatgtatCATTCTTTCtcaacaattctatttatttattttttttattttcaattttgactTTATCCAATTCTTCCACTGATATAATTTTGCTAaaaaaacatttaattttaaaatttcccttTTTAGTCGTGTATTTTTTCTGTTTCTATCTTACACAAATTTCTATAGAGTAGTTTGACAAAGTTATAGAATTGATCAGGAGGTAGAGTGCGTGCTCTATTTACTGTATCGGTTTTGTTAGTTGATGCCTCTATTCATCAATATTTGTTTCTGAAGTAGTTCTCCCTTCGTCGATATTCTTGATATTTATCTCGGATGAATTTATTTCATCGTTTACTTCTTGATGACTTATTATAATTACAAATCttacataaattttaatttctgattctgatgagaacgattcatcccacgttatttttaaattctcatgatttatttgatttaattttttattcttatCTTCCTCTTTTAATTTTGagcaatttaaaattttaaaataaactcggTACGTGCGTGCATACCCGCACAAACAacatcttttattttatttttttattattttttataaataaagcaATTGAGCACGTTCAATTAACACCAAAAACCAATTATAACACTCATTAAAAACAATCAAGACCTTAGTCGTCGTTGGCtttgacaaaaaaaataatattaatattaattagaCTCATTGATTATTTTGAAACATGatgtatttaattttataaaaattttctatcgataattaagataaatcagaaaATATAAATGATGACTAGTCCAGAAGCTCAGTATCTTTTAGTTGCGCCCTCtatttaaaaaatgataattttagttagcctcattgactattaCGGGAGTAATAGGCCCGGTCTCATAGAAGTTTTCTACCAACTACCATGATTTGGTAAATCATGAAGCGCACGCGACGGCTAGCTCAGAAGCCCAGTAACCTTTGGCTGCACTTcctatttagagaaaaaaattcttataaatacgtCATCGTTGGATATTGAACCGTGGATACCTAGGTGATAACCTAAATATCTTACCCCAACACCATATCTCAGGAGACATGGTGCCACGATAGGATATGTAGATTGTCACCTAGATACCCAAGATTCGATCCTCAATTTTAATATACTTTCATAAGACCAAATCGGTCACTAAGGATAGTCAATAAAGTTAACtttgattatttattttaaatcgtattggctaaaaattatgaaaaatagtatcttcatatatttttattttaatactcTACCGTAACTCCCCAGTAAATactataatatattaaaataaatcaacttaattttttCAAGTTaacttatcaaaattattatatatatataatattatatattaaaatatattttattattttaatcaaaatgattaaatttaattaaaatcatttaaatttgatcaaaattactTCAATACTAGGGCAAATTTGCATGCAACAATCTCCATTGGTAAACATAACTTTGCATGTACTCCCCATtgaaaaaaatctttattttcactccctagtataatatacttacctaattgcccctgatattttaagtataaaaaatctaaaaatgagtataaatcctcttaaattcagtacattaaattagaatctagtatattttctatcaaattgagtacgattctttttccatctcaattggatggaaaatatactagattttatttaaatgataGATAGAaatatatactagattttctttaaatgatactcaattggatgaaaaatatattaattttttttttcaaattgtactgaatttaggagaaattatattaaataggaaaaaaaatcgtactcaatttaataaaaaatatactcgattctagtttaaaataatgaatttaatatgaattatacttatttttaaactatttatacttaaaaaatatgacggataattttaatagaaaatatactcgaatatTATTAACttgttaaaacttatttaaatttaacttttgtcTCAGGCATTATGAGGATGGCGAAAAGAAATATATTTTACACCTCAAAAAAAACTATAATTGaagatattattattttttatacagAAGTCTAACTATTGATTTACATGAGAAGTAACTAATTAAGTTATTGATAAAATCTAAACATCTATCACTGATCTAATTTGAACATCTCTACTAAATATATTTCAATAGAAAGTGATTGAGTTAagtaatttattataaaaaattattaactcTAAATATATAGTAATCTAGACAAAGATAAAATTATTTAGTTATGACCATAGCTACTCCAATAGTattggaaataattttttttaagaatgaaaaatataattagaggttattttgatttttttttaagtatctATTTAATTAAAATGATAACGGTGTGCTTTTCACTCTTTTCTCAATTATTGGATGcctttaaatataaaaattattttgttcaaaatatttgtttattaaaaaatagtacaaaaataattttaagtgttTATACGAAGACAATCTAATTATAAATAAAAGTTaataattgtattttttttccatttacTACTAATAATATAGACAATAGACATTTTCAAATTGGAGTCCGAATTCAAattctacattttatttggctgTTTGTGTAAAAGGAATAAAAAACACATCTCCCGGTTGAACTATACACGAATCAATACCCAGAATTTTAGTGGACAACTCACTGTTTTGGTTGATCAAATCACAAGTTGTTTGGTCTGTCGTCACTCACTTCACTGAATATTTCCCAATTCGCGTTTCTTTACGCCTATAAATACCGATCTCGGCCCGACCATTCCGTGGTGGCGTCTTTACTGCTCAAGAAACCCTTGTTCTCGATCGCCGGCCACCGACGACCTCACTGATCGTTCAAAATGTCTGCGTTCATAGATTGCCGGAAGAGGGGCGCCTCGGTGTTCCTCGATGACGCCTTCTGCGATTCTCCGTCTCTCTCGAAGAGGATCCGCCTCTCCGACACCGCTGCTCTCCTGGCAACGCCGTCTCCGCCGACGCAGAACCCTCTGGATCTTCTTAGGGCTCGGTTTCCCGACCTGGGCATTGAGgcgatttactttctgcttttgctcttttcttctttttcaagaAATTAATTTAGTTAGTTTCCTTCTGTCTGTGTGATGCATTCTTAACTTGGTTAAAGGTCGAAAAAATTCTTTTGTGGCTGTTGTCTTTTCTTAGAAATCATAAAGATGTAGAAAGTATGTTTTATGATTAGTGATTCAATGACCAGGGGCATACTCCTCTACTTTACTAATAACAAAGGGGAAAAAAATCAATGAATAAATAAGTTGTAATCAGATTTGTACTTCTTCTTCCACGGTGTAACCGAGTTGGTACTCGGGTGGTAGAGTTGCTTTATTTAGAACGTTCGTATACTGAAATTCCTACATTCTAGTTATTACTTTGGCTTTTATTATATAACCAGTTCCTTTGGCATTCATAGTGTTGATCTACACAAATATATGGTGTCTTACTGGAACTAGTTACAGCAGTGTTAACAATTGTTGTTTCGTACATCCATGATCCACCTTCCTCTCAGTGAAGAAGTGtgttatctgtttttttttttaatattaattctaACTGCTTCTAACACATGATGGCAAAAAGCGATTCCCTTGTCCCCAGTGCCTCCTTCAGCCTGGCCTAggtcaacacggaagaggtaaattatGGGTGACTACTAGACTTGGGCAGTTAAATAACACATGAGGGAGGACAGTCACCTAGTCAGGATTTGATCCTAgatctcatggtggcaacaccaccATGCGCTAGCCAACTGTCCATCCTGAAGGGACTTACTGCTTCTGACGCAtgtttatatgatatgtttcaacAATGACCTAGTGTGAAATTTTGTTGTTAAAAAAACTCACTTATGCTTCTAAGTTGTTACTTTTAATTGTTAGAAGGAATGCAAATAAAGAGGGGGGAAagcttgtgtgtgtgtgtgtgaactGCATAACCTATAAATCATTTTTCCAGCCGATGTTGTATATTTATGTCTATGCATCAGATTGATTTTTTATTCTCATGTCTTGTTTTTCCCTTGTATTCTCTTGGAAAATCCTTCTTTTACTGATTCCAGAAGGTCTGGAATGGTCAATATTATGGATTACCTTGTAAATTAGAGCTTATAATTTCTTTCCTTCTTTGCAGCTTGTACAAAGAGTATTTGAGACATCTGGTAGTAACTTGGACGCTGCCATCAAGAACTTGATTGAACTTTTATCATCATCACAAGGAAGGAGTCTGGATTCTGCTTTTGTGAACAATTCAGTGCCCATTTCTCCAGATGTTCGTCTACCATCTGAAGGTATTTGACACACATTTCCTGTCATTATGCGGATGTCATTGTACTCTCTGAAGCTGGACAGAAGTGTGTTTTCATTTTTAGTGATTTTTTCTATTGAAAATCAGGTATGGTTTTTTTATCATGCGGCTACAAAGAATGAAGATCGTCATTGCTCCACATTTTTCATTCACAAATGTGCACTTTGTATATTTGAGTTTGCCTAGGAGGGCGTCCAGATAGCAAACTGCTTACCTTTTGTCGGATTTGTTGATTTCACATCTCTTTTTATTGTGTGATCTTGCACGGGTCTCACTCTCATAGATTGGAATCTTGGCAGATAGTATGGCAGGTTCTTCATCAGGAAGGCCAGATGCTACAAGCAATCTCCCAGTCAACCGATCAGGATGCGTGGAACTGCTTTTGAAAGAATTAACATCTGCCGCCGACCTTAATGATGCAAAAACCCATGCATCAAGAATCTTGGAGCTGTTTGAGAAATTTGTCGCTGCCCGAACTAGTCACGAGGCATTCGAGAGTCTCAGCAAGGTAACACAATTTTCACTCTAGTCTCCTGTCTCAGAAACTATTAATTCATGTGTTTGGGGTCTACTACGTATATATCCACTTTTGATATCCTTATTGATAGGAAAACGAAACGTGGAAGCAGCAGGTTGAAGTGCTACTTCACGAGAACAATATCCTGAAGCGAGCTGTCAGCATACAGCACGAATGGCAGAGAACATTCGATGCCCAGAATGAAGAGGTGCAACAGCTGAGGCAGATGCTCTCTCAGTGCAAAGAGCAGATAAGGACACTTGAGGTTAGTACCAAATAGGACGCAGTGCTGTTCTTAAAAATCTCGTGTCTCTCTCTACTATAATCGTGTCTATCTCTACTATAATTTGGATCCTATTCGAATGCATCTCACTTCTTTGTTTGCCAAATGGCCCAGATTTCCTTTACTGCTAAACAGTGTGGTTCATTCTATTAGAAACTCGACAATCTAAGGGAAGGAGCCCCTCTCTCTTTTCatactttgattgaaattaatttttttaaaaagggtTTTGTTCTTTACCTCACTTGCTTCATAATGTGATAAATAAGGTAGTTTCCATGGAGATCTTTGTATTGTATACTATTATATTATCTGTAcgacttatttttattttattggcCTGGCTGTGCAGATGAACAATTATACACTGGGGGTGCACCTCAAAGTGGCTCAGCAGAGCAGCTCGTTTCCTGGACGCCACCACCCAGATGTTTTTTAGCCAATTTATATATTTCACTGTGCAAAACAATGCTATCACGTTCTGCCTTTATTGTTCATCAATTGTGGCAGATAAAGTGTGTTGTATCACGCTCTGACTAGATCATTAATTTTGTGAATAATCAATTATTTAGGAGTTTCTACAACGTATAATCGAATCTCATAAAAAGTGTCAATATATCAAGTCTCATATGAAACTTGGATTGCAGAGTACATATATCCATCCATTAAGTGTTCTTGTTGGTTCTATGCTTGATCCGCAACGCAGCTCTAACTACGGTACCCCTCGTAATAATCCCAACCTTCAATGTTCAAGGCCACCATGATTAAGCAACCAAACTTAGTGCAAAGTAATGGTCGATGGATATTTCACTTACCACTTTGCCATTGCCGTCGACGACTGGAAATCTTCTGTACTTTGTTTCGAGCAATAGCCTGCGATCAGAAAGGATTTCATCTGTTTAGCAATTCGACCAGAAAAAGCGTGTTCCCGATAGGAACTTGAATATGATGAGCATGAGGAAGAAGCGATCTGTTATAATTGATGatctttgtttgtatttttatcaCTTCTTTGCAGCTTCGTCAATCATCcattatttgttattttgatagaTTTTTCTTCACAATGAGAACCTTGCGGCATCTTCGAGGTCGGTTGATTCGCGAACAGCAAGAGGGGTGCGAGTCATCACCTCGCCGACGACTTGACCATTGGTCTTGCTCAATAGTTTCTGGATCTCATTGAATGTCTGCAGCAGTGTGAAAAATGCTTAGTTTAAGCTTACTGAATCAGAATGCTACGAGATGAAGTAGCTGTTTGTTTAGGCATCGAAAATGTATTGCTTGATTCAGGAAACTCTATAAACgaaaaagataaaaggaaaaaagggAAAGAATAAATGCAACATGAAATACTATTGCAAGGAAATAAAAGTGAGAAACATACTTTCCATGAACTATCGACCTCAGGAAACATGCTTATCTCGGTCCGTCCACTTCCTGAGAAGGAAAAAGATTTTTACATGTAAATTGCCTTAAGAACTTAAAAGAAATGATATCTTAAGCATTTATTTTAAATTGAAGAAGTCTTTTGTGTTGATTGCATTGAGAGGAAAATTCAGGAGGTCGATTGAACACAAAATATTGcacatataaaaaattctttgagAAATTATTTCACGCAAAACACATAGATACCAAGTGAAAAAGAGAGATTGAGAAAGAGGAATAAGCAATGGTTGATGAAGAAGAACCTGAAATGGAGTCCAATGCCAACAAATCATAATCCGAGACCACTCCTACCTGTGACAAAATCAAACAGGCAATATAAGAAGACAAATAATCAAACATATGCCAATAGCAAAGATGAAAAAAAATAGATGCTCTTGCTAGTTTTAAAAACGAACATTTTGTTGGTGAATAAAAAGAGAACAAGAAAAAGGAAGGGACGAATGTATATACCAATTTCCAATCGTCATCGATCACAGGAAAGCCACTGATCCTGTTCTTCACCAACAGTTCCAGTGCTATTGGCATGACAAGATGAATAGGTCAGTTAAGCCTGTACCCACAAGATCTCAACTGAAAACCCACAATGAAGTAAATGATACAGTGACGGAACCTTCATCTACCGAAGTGTAGGGCTTCACTGTGAGAAGATTTTCCTTTCGGGTCATAAAATCGCCAACTGTGTATTCACCATTGCTATTCTGCAAATACTCAGATTGAGCCCAAGTTTAGAAGGAAAAGTGTTCACTTCTATACTGCAGTTAGCTAAATGGACTTCATTCTAATACTTGGAGcatcattttcaaattcaaacCTATCTTCATTAGATTTGTTTCCTATATCTTCACTGATAAATACAAATACAGTTTCACATGAAGAAATATTCCTTCATTGTTGAAGTGAAATGCTTCGTTAACTGGAAGATATATACATCAAGATAGCATGCATTTAAACAGTAATCTTCAGTCAAAAACAACTTGGTgtcaattctaaaattttgaaatgagtAAAAGTGTACAAAAAGAGGGGAGAAACATAAGAACAAACCTATGAAATACTTGGGCCTTCTTTATTCTAAATGAATATCAAAGTAGAATCCTAAGTAGATCAATAGATTCATAGAAGAGTTAGAATTGACTAAAGTGGAAGGCATGTAAAGGATAGCGGGAGAGAAAACAACACCTTAGTCAATTAATAAAATAACTCAAATGATTTGCATAAAGCTCAATGGAGGGATTAAATTATCATAGACGACATAATATTGTTAGGACTTTGATGAAGACGATAAAAGAATAAAACTACTGATCTAACACAGCTTTGATTAGACATAGAGTTAGGTTTGGTTAGAAAAATATAGATAGATAAAAATAACCAACAATCTTTGTCATGGAAATCTTAAACACTTAGAAAGTGACCAACTGTTGATGCTACGCTTGGTGAAGAGTTAGACCACTTGAATCGATCTAGATCCATGAGATTCAAAGTTGAGCCTGGTGAAGATTGAAAACGACTTCAACAGTAATCTTAATGGAAAAAAGTGATGAGCTATGTATTTCCAAGGGCGATAAAGCAAACTGAATCCCGCAAACTTAGGGTTCCACCTAGGAATCGGTTATCCAATGGATCGAGGAAGAAACAACAGATATTGGGCGAAGGGAGAAGCTAAAACCCTAATAGGCAAGAAATCATTTTGAAAAgttccactttttttttttaaaaataataataaaaaaaaaatcctctccGACAATGAATCGCAAACGAAATTGGGCGACGGGAGAGCAGAGAAACTCACCGGCAAGGATTTCGCTGCCAAGGCCCCGTTCGACGCCACTGTGACCGAGGCGGGCAGACGGAGGAGACGCACCGGCGGCCGCCAACAACGGCCGAGGACACTGCCGTGGTGGTGGCGGTGGCGGGGAGGAACCACAACGAGCGGCTTGAGAACCAGAGAATCCATCGACGGCGAACTTCCCTTTCCAACTCGCACCGCCATCGATCTCTTATAGACTTTTCCGATGTGAATTCGCTGGGGACTTTTTCAAAGAAGCTTAGACAAAGagtaagaagaaaaagataattttGATTGTTCGATAAAAAAAagtgaagaaaaagaaaatcaatATTTGTCAGGCGCTTTTCTCTGCCGTGATTTGCTCGTCCTTTTTAGAAAGAAAGTTCTTCGAATCTGGTAGTAGATTCCAAATTGAGTACGTTTAACTTGCACGTTTCTTCGAGTAGGAAAAAAAActgatataaaaaatttctccctAGTTGACCAGTTCTGATCTTCCCTTGTTCCTGATTTCCTCCTCATCTCTTAACGTTTTTTTTGGATGTCTTTGATTTATTAAT
Coding sequences:
- the LOC122047679 gene encoding uncharacterized protein LOC122047679; the protein is MSAFIDCRKRGASVFLDDAFCDSPSLSKRIRLSDTAALLATPSPPTQNPLDLLRARFPDLGIELVQRVFETSGSNLDAAIKNLIELLSSSQGRSLDSAFVNNSVPISPDVRLPSEDSMAGSSSGRPDATSNLPVNRSGCVELLLKELTSAADLNDAKTHASRILELFEKFVAARTSHEAFESLSKENETWKQQVEVLLHENNILKRAVSIQHEWQRTFDAQNEEVQQLRQMLSQCKEQIRTLEMNNYTLGVHLKVAQQSSSFPGRHHPDVF
- the LOC122047678 gene encoding CBS domain-containing protein CBSX1, chloroplastic-like isoform X2, which produces MAVRVGKGSSPSMDSLVLKPLVVVPPRHRHHHGSVLGRCWRPPVRLLRLPASVTVASNGALAAKSLPNSNGEYTVGDFMTRKENLLTVKPYTSVDEALELLVKNRISGFPVIDDDWKLVGVVSDYDLLALDSISGSGRTEISMFPEVDSSWKTFNEIQKLLSKTNGQVVGEVMTRTPLAVRESTDLEDAARLLLETKYRRFPVVDGNGKVVGIITRGTVVRAALRIKHRTNKNT
- the LOC122047678 gene encoding CBS domain-containing protein CBSX1, chloroplastic-like isoform X1; translated protein: MAVRVGKGSSPSMDSLVLKPLVVVPPRHRHHHGSVLGRCWRPPVRLLRLPASVTVASNGALAAKSLPNSNGEYTVGDFMTRKENLLTVKPYTSVDEALELLVKNRISGFPVIDDDWKLVYTFVPSFFLFSFYSPTKCSFLKLARASIFFHLCYWHMFDYLSSYIACLILSQVGVVSDYDLLALDSISGSGRTEISMFPEVDSSWKTFNEIQKLLSKTNGQVVGEVMTRTPLAVRESTDLEDAARLLLETKYRRFPVVDGNGKVVGIITRGTVVRAALRIKHRTNKNT